The sequence below is a genomic window from Pseudomonas cremoricolorata.
TCGGCCTGCCAGCTGGGTATCACCCTGGCGTCGCTGGGCCTGGGCTGGGTCGGTGAACCGGCGTTCGCCCACCTGCTCGAACCGTTGCTGGCCTATCTGGGCGTGGACAGCCCCGAGCTGATCAAGGGCATCTCGTTCTTCGTCGCCTTCTTCGTGATTTCCTACCTGCACATCGTGGTCGGCGAACTGGCGCCCAAGTCGTGGGCGATTCGCAAGCCCGAGCTGCTGTCGCTGTGGACGGCCGTGCCGCTGTACCTGTTCTACTGGGCCATGTACCCGGCGATCTACCTGCTCAACGCCAGCGCCAACACCATCCTGCGCATTGCCGGCCAGGGCGAGCCAGGCCCGCACCACGAGCACCATTACAGCCGTGAAGAACTCAAGCTGATCCTGCACTCCAGCCGTGGCCAGGACCCCAGCGACCAGGGCATGCGCGTGCTGGCGTCGGCGGTGGAGATGGGCGAGCTGGAGGTGGTCGACTGGGCCAACTCGCGCGAGGACATGATCAGCCTCGACTCACGCGCGCCGCTCAAGGAAATCCTGGCGATGTTCCGTCGCCACAAGTTCAGCCGTTATCCGGTGTACGACCACGAGCGCGAAGAGTTCATCGGTCTGCTGCATATCAAGGACCTGCTGCTGGAGCTGGCCGAGCCCGACCACCTGCCTGGCACACTCGACCTCGACGACCTGATTCGCCCGCTGGAGCGTGTGTCGCGGCACATGCCGCTGTCGCAACTGCTGGAGCAGTTCCGCAAGGGCGGTGCGCATTTCGTGCTGGTCGAAGAGGCCGATGGCAAGGTGATCGGCTACCTGACCATGGAAGACGTGCTGGAAGTGCTGGTCGGTGACATTCAGGACGAGCACCGCAAGACCGAGCGCGGCATTCTTGCCTATCAACCTGGCAAGCTGCTGGTGCGCGGCGACACGCCGCTGTTCAAGGTCGAACGTCTGCTCGGTGTCGACCTTGACCACATCGAGGCCGAGACCCTCGCAGGCCTGGTCTACGAGACCCTCAAGCGCGTTCCGGAAGAGGAAGAGTTGCTGGAGGTCGAAGGCCTGCGCATCAACATCAAGAAGATGAAAGGCCCGAAGATCGTCCTGGCCAAGGTGCTCAAGCTCGACTGAGCACCCAGCGGGGCTGGCAACAGCCCCAGCGTCAGGCGCCTGGGGTGAAGTGCTTCTGCGCCGTACCCCGGGCGATCAGCCGCGAGAGGTAGTCGAGCTTCTGCGCATCCTGATCGACGAACTTGAACGTCAGTTGCAGCCAGTCGCTGTCCGGCCGCTGCTCCAGCGCGGCGATGGCGTGCAGATAGCCATTGAGCCGTGCCACCTCGGCCTGCTCGCCCTGCTCGAGGTCCAGTACCGCACTTTCCAGAATCTGCGGCAGCGCTTCGCTGCGGCGGATGACCAGCAGCGCCTCTTTGAGGCTCAGCGCCTTGATGACACAACCCTGCACCGCACCGCTGGCCAGACGTAACTGGCCCTGGCCACGGCCGGCAGGCGCGGGGGTCGGCGCAGCAGTCGGCGCCGGCGCCACAGGGGCACGCGGTGCGGCACTGGCCGGCGCGGCCATGGCCGCTGCCGGAGCCTGGGCCGTCTGCGGACGACCACCGGTCAAAGCATTGAGCGAGTCATTGGCGAAGGCCGAGGTAGCCCGTGCCGGCACACCACTGAGCAACGTTTCGAGCTTGCCGGTCTTGCTCAAGGCCTTTTTCACCTTGGTCAGCAACTGCTCGTTGGTGAAGGGCTTGCCAACGAAGTCCGAGACGCCCGCCTGAATCGCCTGGATAACGTTTTCCTTGTCGCCGCGGCTGGTCACCATGATGAACGGCAAACCTTTGAGCGACGGCTGCTGGCGGCACCATTCGAGCAGCTCAAGGCCGCTCATTTCCGGCATCTCCCAATCGCACAGCACCAGGTCGAACGGCTCTTTGCTCAACATCGCCATGGCCTTGCGGCCGTTGATGGCATCTTCCACGGCGATGCCGGGGAAGGCGCTGCGCAGGGCTTTTCTGACTAGGTCGCGAATGAACGAGGCGTCGTCCACCACCAGCACTTTGACTTTACTCATCGATATTCCTCATCTATGCCGGCTAGCATACCGCCGACTAGTGGCATTTTGCCAAAAAGCCGTGCCAGCCGCGCTCATCGCAGGCGTCCGGTGAAAACGACGACGCCCGGCACTGGCCGGGCGTCTTGGCGAACGCGCAGTACTATTTATCGTCAGGCGAGGGCGGAACATTAGCCAGGAGTACATCATCCAGGCCCTTGCCCTGGACTTCGGCCTGCATGCGCTTGAGGCCCATGTGCCGCACGTCGGTGCCACGCACCAGGTAGATGACCAGCTCGGAGATGTTGCGCGCATGGTCGCCGATACGTTCCAGCGAACGCAGCGCCCAGATCACGCTGAGTACCCGCGAGATCGAGCGCGGGTCTTCCATCATGTAGGTCACCAGCTCGCGCAGGGCGGTCTTGTACTCGCGGTCGATGGTCTTGTCGTACTGCGCCACCGACAAGGCCAGGTCGGCATCGAAGCGGGCGAAGGCGTCGAGGGCATCGCGGACCATGTTGCGCACTTGGTCACCGATGTGTCGCACCTCGACATAGCCACGCGGCGATTCGCCCTCTTCGCACAGCTGGATGGCGCGGCGGGCGATCTTGGTCGACTCGTCGCCGATACGTTCGAGGTCGATTACCGATTTGGAAATGCTGATGATCAGGCGCAAGTCCGAGGCTGCCGGCTGACGCCGGGCGAGAATGCGCACGCATTCCTCGTCGATGTTGCGCTCCATCTGGTTGATCTGCTCGTCGACCTCTCGCACCTGCTGGGCCAACCCCGAGTCGGCCTCGATCAGCGCGGTGACCGCGTCGTTCACCTGCTTCTCGACCAGCCCGCCCATGGCCAGCAGATGGCTGCGCACCTCCTCCAGCTCGGCGTTGAATTGCTGGGAAATGTGGTGGGTGAGGCTTTCTTTGTTGATCATGCTGTCGCTCCGCGATCGCGCCTCTGGAGGCGAGCTGCAAGCTTTGAGCTGCAAGCTTCAAGCTGCACGTGTGTGGGTTTCATACATTGGGAACAGGCTCAGCGACTTGCTTACAGCTTGCCGCCAGCAGCTTGCCGCTGCCGCTAGCCATAGCGGCCGGTAATGTAATCTTCGGTCTGTTTCTTCGCCGGGTTGGTGAACAGCGTATCGGTATCACCGAATTCCACCAGTTTGCCCATGTACATGAACGCGGTGTAGTCCGACACCCGCGCCGCCTGCTGCATGTTGTGGGTGACGATGACGATGGTGTACTTGGACTTGAGCTCGTAGATCAGCTCTTCGACCTTCAGGGTCGAGATCGGGTCGAGTGCCGAGCAGGGCTCGTCGAGCAACAGCACTTCCGGCTCGACAGCGATGGTGCGGGCGATCACCAGACGCTGCTGCTGACCACCAGAGAGCCCCAGCGCCGACTCATGCAAGCGGTCCTTGACCTCGTCCCACAGCGCAGCGCCCTTGAGCGCCCATTCCACGGCTTCGTCGAGCACACGCTTCTTGTTGATGCCCTGAATGCGCAGGCCATACACCACGTTCTCGTAGATGGTCTTGGGGAATGGGTTGGGCTTCTGGAACACCATGCCGACGCGGCGACGCAGTTCGGCCACTTCTTCGCCCTTGCGGTAGATGTCATTGCCATACAGGTTGACCTCGCCGACCACGCGGCAGCCGTCGACCAGATCGTTCATGCGGTTGAAGGTACGCAGCAAGGTCGACTTGCCGCAGCCCGAGGGACCAATGAACGCGGTCACGCGCTGCTTGGGGATGTTCAGCTTGATGTCGAACAGTGCCTGTTTATCGCCATAGAACAGCGACAGACCCGGCACTTCGATCGCCACGGTTTCTTCACCCAGGCGCAGGCCCTGCTTGTCACGGCCCAGGGCAGACAGGTCGATGCTGCGGGGGTGGGAATCTTGTTGCATGGTCACACTCCTTCGGGAGCTGCAGGCGGTGTGCTGCAAGCTGCAAGTTGGGGCACAACGGCGAACGGCGTGCCGCTTGTGGCTTGGCGCTGCGGTCAGCTGTCCAGGGCCTTGTATTTTTCCCGCAGGTGGTTGCGAATCCACACTGCCGAAAGGTTGAGCGTTGCGATCACCAGCACCAGCAGCAAGGCCGTGGCATACACCAGCGGCCGAGCCGCCTCGACGTTGGGGCTCTGGAACCCGACATCATAGATGTGGAAGCCCAGGTGCATGATCTTCTGGTCCAGGTGCAGGTAGGGGTAATTGCCGTCCAGCGGCAGCGAAGGCGCCAACTTGACCACACCGACCAGCATCAACGGTGCGACCTCGCCCGCCGCCCGCGCCACCGCCAGGATCATTCCGGTCATCATCGCCGGGCTGGCCATGGGAATGACGATCTTCCACAGGGTTTCGGCCTTGGTCGCGCCGAGCGCCAACGAGCCTTCGCGCAGCGTGCGCGGGATACGTGCCAGACCCTCTTCGGTCGCCACGATCACCACCGGCACGGCCAGCAGCGCCAGGGTCAGCGAGGCCCACAGCAGCCCTGGCGTGCCCAGGGTCGGTGCCGGCAGTGACTCGGGGAAGAACAATCGGTCGATCGAGCCGCCCAGCACATAGACGAAAAAGCCCAGGCCAAACACGCCGTAGACGATCGCCGGCACCCCGGCGAGGTTGTTCACCGCGATGCGGATCAACCGGGTCACCGGGCCTTGCCGGGCGTATTCGCGCAGGTAAACCGCCGCCAGCACGCCGAATGGGGTGACGATCACCGCCATGATCAGGGTCATCATCACGGTGCCGAAGATGGCCGGGAAAATACCGCCTTCGGTGTTGGCTTCCCGTGGATCGTCACTGACGAATTCCCACACCTTGGCGAAATAGGTGCCGAGCTTGGTCAGGGTCGACATGCCGTTGGGCTGGATCGCGTGAACCACCTTGCTCAGGTTGATCTCGACCTGCCGGCCATTGCCGTCACGGGCCACCAGGCTGTCGCGGGCGAAGGCCTGGTGCAGACTGCCGAGACGTTCTTCGATGGCCTTGTAGCGGCTATTGAGCTCGGCCCGGTCAGCGTCCAGATCAGCTTGCGCTGCCGCATCGAGCTTGCCTTCCAGCTCCAGCTTGCGCCCTTGCAGGCGCAGGCGCTCGAGGCCGTGATTGATGGCGCCGATGTCTTTCTTTT
It includes:
- a CDS encoding hemolysin family protein; translation: MDPSPAFSLTSLFADFGMILFALFLVLLNGFFVAAEFAMVKLRSTRVESIAELHGWRGGILRKVHSQLDAYLSACQLGITLASLGLGWVGEPAFAHLLEPLLAYLGVDSPELIKGISFFVAFFVISYLHIVVGELAPKSWAIRKPELLSLWTAVPLYLFYWAMYPAIYLLNASANTILRIAGQGEPGPHHEHHYSREELKLILHSSRGQDPSDQGMRVLASAVEMGELEVVDWANSREDMISLDSRAPLKEILAMFRRHKFSRYPVYDHEREEFIGLLHIKDLLLELAEPDHLPGTLDLDDLIRPLERVSRHMPLSQLLEQFRKGGAHFVLVEEADGKVIGYLTMEDVLEVLVGDIQDEHRKTERGILAYQPGKLLVRGDTPLFKVERLLGVDLDHIEAETLAGLVYETLKRVPEEEELLEVEGLRINIKKMKGPKIVLAKVLKLD
- a CDS encoding response regulator, translating into MSKVKVLVVDDASFIRDLVRKALRSAFPGIAVEDAINGRKAMAMLSKEPFDLVLCDWEMPEMSGLELLEWCRQQPSLKGLPFIMVTSRGDKENVIQAIQAGVSDFVGKPFTNEQLLTKVKKALSKTGKLETLLSGVPARATSAFANDSLNALTGGRPQTAQAPAAAMAAPASAAPRAPVAPAPTAAPTPAPAGRGQGQLRLASGAVQGCVIKALSLKEALLVIRRSEALPQILESAVLDLEQGEQAEVARLNGYLHAIAALEQRPDSDWLQLTFKFVDQDAQKLDYLSRLIARGTAQKHFTPGA
- the phoU gene encoding phosphate signaling complex protein PhoU — its product is MINKESLTHHISQQFNAELEEVRSHLLAMGGLVEKQVNDAVTALIEADSGLAQQVREVDEQINQMERNIDEECVRILARRQPAASDLRLIISISKSVIDLERIGDESTKIARRAIQLCEEGESPRGYVEVRHIGDQVRNMVRDALDAFARFDADLALSVAQYDKTIDREYKTALRELVTYMMEDPRSISRVLSVIWALRSLERIGDHARNISELVIYLVRGTDVRHMGLKRMQAEVQGKGLDDVLLANVPPSPDDK
- the pstB gene encoding phosphate ABC transporter ATP-binding protein PstB; its protein translation is MQQDSHPRSIDLSALGRDKQGLRLGEETVAIEVPGLSLFYGDKQALFDIKLNIPKQRVTAFIGPSGCGKSTLLRTFNRMNDLVDGCRVVGEVNLYGNDIYRKGEEVAELRRRVGMVFQKPNPFPKTIYENVVYGLRIQGINKKRVLDEAVEWALKGAALWDEVKDRLHESALGLSGGQQQRLVIARTIAVEPEVLLLDEPCSALDPISTLKVEELIYELKSKYTIVIVTHNMQQAARVSDYTAFMYMGKLVEFGDTDTLFTNPAKKQTEDYITGRYG
- the pstA gene encoding phosphate ABC transporter permease PstA translates to MKQDSLKGWFKSGAPGVWISGGAVAIAVIMTIGLLSVIAVRGLGHFWPADLVQASYQVPGQPEQTVIGEVVQSEQVPRARLKSAGLPVPDEGPEFMTRELIKIGNRDLNGNDFSWVIGDWLVNQQRPAELMALERREWGNFYGYLVSVKEGDRVVAQGPAAWAELHARLKRASQLSAELQSLEKKDIGAINHGLERLRLQGRKLELEGKLDAAAQADLDADRAELNSRYKAIEERLGSLHQAFARDSLVARDGNGRQVEINLSKVVHAIQPNGMSTLTKLGTYFAKVWEFVSDDPREANTEGGIFPAIFGTVMMTLIMAVIVTPFGVLAAVYLREYARQGPVTRLIRIAVNNLAGVPAIVYGVFGLGFFVYVLGGSIDRLFFPESLPAPTLGTPGLLWASLTLALLAVPVVIVATEEGLARIPRTLREGSLALGATKAETLWKIVIPMASPAMMTGMILAVARAAGEVAPLMLVGVVKLAPSLPLDGNYPYLHLDQKIMHLGFHIYDVGFQSPNVEAARPLVYATALLLVLVIATLNLSAVWIRNHLREKYKALDS